The Phycodurus eques isolate BA_2022a chromosome 5, UOR_Pequ_1.1, whole genome shotgun sequence DNA segment gcggtttctgatatgggcgagATGGGCAGGCGCCCAGGGCGGCATCATGAGGGGGGctccccgccccccgccccaaatggagggatggaattGACATGTTTTCAATGGCCTTTAATGTGCATCGTTGGAGCcaaatctgttttttgttttgttaattgttCATGGCATCTTGCAGGTGCAGAAAATGGCGCCGAGGCTCGCGGCGCTCCTGGCTTTGTGGAGCACGCTGCTGGCGAGCGTGCGCTGCTGCCCAGAGAAGTGCACCTGCCAGGACAAATTTGCTCACCAGTTTGCCGACTGCGCTTACAAAGACCTGCTGACCGTGCCCGTGGGTCTGCCGTCCAACGTCACCACGGTGGGCCTGTCGGCCAACAAGATCGAGTCGCTGAAAAGCAAAAGCTTCGTCAACATCACCCAGGTCACCTCTCTCTGGCTGGCCCACAACGAGATCGTATCCATCGAGATGGACACCCTGGCCCCCCTGGTTCAACTCCGCAACCTGGACATCAGCTACAACAAAATAGTCACCTTCCCATGGGAGGACCTGCTGAATCTGACCGCCTTGCAGCTtctgaaaatgaacaacaacgAGATGGTGAACCTCCCCAAGGACGCCTTCTCCACGCTCAAAGACCTGCGCTCACTGcgcatcaacaacaacaagttcACCACCATCGTTCAGGGCACCTTCGAAGCTCTCACTTCCATGTCCCACCTGCAGATCTACAACAACCCCTTCTTGTGCGCCTGCAGCCTGGAGTGGCTCAGGGACTGGATCGCCACGACCAAGATCTCTGTTCCTGAGCCCAGTACGATTCTGTGCGAGGCCCCTGAACACCTGAAGGGTGTCATGGTTACAAAAATACCCAAACTGGACTGTCAGGCTCCCGTTGTCACGATAACTTTCCAGCCCGATATTGGCATCGCGGAGCTAGTTGAGGGTTTAACGGTGGTCTTGAACTGCGAAACCAAGGGAAGTCCCAGACCACTGGTTAGCTGGGAGGTGATCGCAGGGAGTCAGAATTTTCTGTTCCCTTTGCCCTCCATGGACGAGGCCAACAACTTGCCCGTCAACGACAAGACCACCAACAGTCGCTTCCAGGTTTTTCAAAACGGCACCCTCGTCGTCCCTCGCCTGACTAAAAAGGAAGACGGGAATTACACCTGCCTGGCAGTGAACGATTTGGGCAAAGCCGAGAGCACGGTGAAACTGTCCCCGGCAGTGAGCAAAAAACACGCAACGGCCGACTCCACCGTGGACAAGATCCGTCCGTCCCTCAACAAGCCCACTCATCCCAAGAGCTCCAAAAACAACGTGATCAACTGGACCAAGGGCGACGACAGGACCAAGATCAGACCCGACGGTCCCTCAGACAAACAAGACGGCGCCCATGAGGAGGGGGTTTCTAAAGACCCCTTGTTCACGAGCAAGTGCGGCGTGCGAGACGGCAGCGAGTACGTCTCCAACCACGCCTTCAACATGAGCCTGGATGACCTCAAGCAGTACACCTTCGATTTCGGCGTCATCGCCCTGGAGGTGTCCGAGACGGAGGCCAAGGTCAAGCTGAATCCGCTGCAGCTCGCCCGCAGCAAATCCAACCTTCACCTGAGCCAAAGCGACGACGCGGACACGGTGGTTAGGGAGCCAGTGGGCCTGTACCAGTCGTCCTCCGGGAAGGCCGGCCCAGACATGCTCTACATCTGCGTGGACACCGGAAACGGACACTCCCTCATCAAGTGGTCCAACATCGAAGACGGGGTCAACTCCTATCACTTCACCGGATTACACCCCGGCACCAATTACACACTTTGTCTCACCTACGGCGGCCAGGATTGTCAAGTCCAAGTGGTCTTCACGACCAGGAAGAAAATCCCCTCTCTTCTCATCATAGTGGTGGTGAGCATCTTCCTCCTGGGCCTGGCCACAGTGCCCCTGCTGGGGGCCACCTGCTGCCACCTTCTGTACAAATACCAAGGGAAGACCTACAAGCTCATCATGAAGGCGCACAATCCCGATCGGGTGGAGAAGCAAATGGCCGGCGACTTCGACCGCAGGACGTCCTTCGTGGAATCGGAGAAGACCTTCAACCCCAGCGAGATGGAGGGGGAGGGAGAGCCCACCGAGGGAGAGGGTGATGCCGACGGCAGCGTGGCGACGGAATCCATCCCCGGATCTTCATCCAAGACCAACCAGGAGGAGTTCGAGGTAGGCTCCGAGTATAGTGACAGACTACCGCTGGGGGCGGAGGCGGTCAACATCGCCGAGGAGATCAACGGAAACTACAAGCAGCCAAGTCGCTGAGAGCCTTGTAAGATCATCTTCTTTATGAGACCCAAAAACTTGATTTGTGCtcgtatttttttcatttgatttcttttttaacctCAGAAAAAAACTCGCCAATCACGGATTGTAGGAGTCTGTTGTAATGTTAAGCAATGTCTTTACGCACCAAAAAGAGGCGCTAATTCACTGCACAAAACATCGGCTGCAATTATTCTATACCAGTGGTTACCGacctttattgaaccaaggcacacattttacatttgacaaatttcatggcactaaaataaatgaataaacgtCACAAAATCGAATGATGGATACAAAATTCTAGACGAGCTAGAGcattaaattgtaaataaatagtaGGCTAATTTTGGGAGCAAAGATCTGAAATGATGAGACACCAATTTTTCGCAGCACACTTGATGATATCTGAAGGCACACTGAAGGTTATGTGGCGCGGCATAGTGGTTGCAAATCACTGCTCCCcagcacaaaaatatgcaaaaataatcataaaaaataccaaatcatttgaaatgtattggCACCGTAGGAATCCATTTTGTAAAGCCATTTGTAATAATCcggttgaagaagaaaaaaaaagcctctcaGGAAATATCACCGTATTTGGATGTGTCCGCCAAACGAGACTTTTGTCTCGATTTTTAATCCTTAAAATGTTTACCGATCATTTCCATCTCATCCGACACGATGTGAGGCTTTAAATGTGTGCGACTCAGCCGAGCCATCATCCTATATCGTCCATGGCATGATGTCACTGCTGTTTATACTCGTGTGCTTTTTCTTATACCAGTAATGATATTATTTTCATGTTAGATGCTGTCAATCTGTACTGTGAAGCCATGtacaatatttgtaatttttaaatgaGTTTCTATGAAGCACCCAAAACAAACGGACGCAGGAGAGCGTCCGTCGGCTTCTTTGTTCGTGTACTTTAATATActagtgagtttttttttttttttgtgaaatatgaTGTAAAACGAAGAAAAGTGAGCTTTCAAGATTTTTGATATCATTTCTTGTAGgtggaataaataaaacatttggaaaaaaaaggcttctgTCTAATTTTCATTGACTTTGCAGACAAATATACAACGCAAAACgtgcaaaaatttaaaaacggtaaaaaaaaaaaacaacaaaaaaaacaaatcgccGCTGCCCATTTTAACGACTGTTTTTTATTATGGAACtcgcatgacttttttttttttaaattaagatatTAAATGCGCATGTCTATCCCGCTGTTTTGTCTTAAAATGCTCTCCGCGAATTGACAGACGACACAAGCGTATTTCCccgttttattttatattgaataATAAGTATATTTGCGggattttcatttaaaattcgaaattttgcaaatgcaaaaacaacTGTAAGAGGCGAGCAGTTGCAGCAACAACAGGAAAAGGCGGctagtgtcatttttttcccaagacaacaatttttttttatttgcctgtCATTCCTAAACACCACATTCTTGTAATCACACAAAAATTGAAATAAGTGGGAAATTGACAACCCCGTCTATGAAACATGATTCTATAAATAGCCAGGCCCCGAATAAATACCCTCTTTAACATGTTGCTTAGCACATTAATGTGTTTAGTTCGCTCTGAAGTGACAAGATACTAATTAGCCTTGTATTTTGAGTAGAGGCAAATAAGTGGTATTGAAGTCAATAGGTTGAGGATTGCACATCATGATGGATAGGTGCCTACACCAGCTCCTCCCATCGACTGGAGACTGTGCGCCACCTCCACACGTTAAGACCAGGGGACAACACGGCTCAGaagagggagggaaaaaaaaaaaaaaaaaaaaaaagcaggacgATGAAATGATCTCTACCATGCAGAGGCACTGAGCTCTAAGTACGCGTCTAAGTAAGGAGTGGAAAAATAACAACAGGACTGCATCATTCATTAACATTCATCACTATCCAGGCTTCATTGTTCAGTTGCAGGCGGCCGCCTCGGCCTCCTTCTTGTTGCCGTCTTTTGTGCTGCCCTTCAGGCTCCCGTTCACAAAGCTCTCGGTGGCCGTTCGTTGATGGAAGTGCTTCCTGGTGCCCACCAGTGAGGGGTTGTTGGCCAGAGTGTAGAGGAGCTGCCAGTGGCCTCGCGCTCGCTTGGCACTGGAAGCCTTCAGGTGCTTCTTCTCCTGCTGGACCAGCTGGATCCCTGAGCACGGACATACAATGTCATATCATATCCTACTAtaacatcacatcacatcataTCACATACAGCACTGGTGGGGGATATGGATTGACGAGCCCTGccacaaattgtgaaaaatctcAAGTCATTGATCTCACCCCCTAAAAACGTTTTCTAATTTCTTATATTATTAGTTTAGCACATAAGTATACCACAAACTGTAAATATCTCaagaacattttaacatttcaaaCTCACGTTACATCACCCTTAAAATAGCATATATAGGCAATTTGATTTTAGCAGCGCCAAAACATGCAGGTGCAGTGAACCCAGGTTAAACTTAGCTCCTCTCCAATagacaaacattttaaacagtCGTAATACATCAcatcaacatacagtacttcccTTACACCAATGACTACTTTCTTATTATCCCGGGCTTTGGCCAAAGCCCTAAAAAcgagttagcattaagctcgctGATTTTTTTCCTAAGGCATAGCTATGTTGATCTGGTTAAAAAGACGTTTAAATCTCTTCGTTTTATTTGAGTTGGGTTCGCTGCTACCATACAACTCTCGTAACTCAGGTTTTTGCTCGTaagtcaaaaaaagaaattggccgaacgacagctcgtatcttgaaaaacttgtcGTCAGGGTCACTTGTAGCTCAAGACACCACTGCACGCCAGAAATACCCGTAGGTGACTTTTTCAGCGAACAAAAGAGGCTAGGCAAATTGCGAACAGAGAATACACAGGGAATTTCTGTGTATTCACTCACTGCACACGTCATGAGGTACACCTGCAACATAAAATGAGATACAAAAGCTGGATTAAATATGGCATTTACATGTAATTCTCTCAAGTTCCATGTGAACACTTAGCGATACCTTTGGAAAAGCCAAAAGGCA contains these protein-coding regions:
- the islr2 gene encoding immunoglobulin superfamily containing leucine-rich repeat protein 2; translation: MAPRLAALLALWSTLLASVRCCPEKCTCQDKFAHQFADCAYKDLLTVPVGLPSNVTTVGLSANKIESLKSKSFVNITQVTSLWLAHNEIVSIEMDTLAPLVQLRNLDISYNKIVTFPWEDLLNLTALQLLKMNNNEMVNLPKDAFSTLKDLRSLRINNNKFTTIVQGTFEALTSMSHLQIYNNPFLCACSLEWLRDWIATTKISVPEPSTILCEAPEHLKGVMVTKIPKLDCQAPVVTITFQPDIGIAELVEGLTVVLNCETKGSPRPLVSWEVIAGSQNFLFPLPSMDEANNLPVNDKTTNSRFQVFQNGTLVVPRLTKKEDGNYTCLAVNDLGKAESTVKLSPAVSKKHATADSTVDKIRPSLNKPTHPKSSKNNVINWTKGDDRTKIRPDGPSDKQDGAHEEGVSKDPLFTSKCGVRDGSEYVSNHAFNMSLDDLKQYTFDFGVIALEVSETEAKVKLNPLQLARSKSNLHLSQSDDADTVVREPVGLYQSSSGKAGPDMLYICVDTGNGHSLIKWSNIEDGVNSYHFTGLHPGTNYTLCLTYGGQDCQVQVVFTTRKKIPSLLIIVVVSIFLLGLATVPLLGATCCHLLYKYQGKTYKLIMKAHNPDRVEKQMAGDFDRRTSFVESEKTFNPSEMEGEGEPTEGEGDADGSVATESIPGSSSKTNQEEFEVGSEYSDRLPLGAEAVNIAEEINGNYKQPSR